A genomic region of Miscanthus floridulus cultivar M001 chromosome 3, ASM1932011v1, whole genome shotgun sequence contains the following coding sequences:
- the LOC136543501 gene encoding tropomyosin-like, which yields MEPLAEENKKLKEAMNLSEKNIQRAQRERDLAESNARDLEYQKGVLSVQLATVKEQLQSKSEQLITVSTQLKDASKQLEKLQKVSEEKREQDAELGQLCQSLEQLREEKAKETKRANKRTEELDDYHRRVKAQFDVLEQDARTQRNKFDAVVARIKPVLDCVDPETAPLFDGSRQGSDTIIQRCKAAWENFKIFNRDAIMTIATHVLMVARSHYPTIDVQSIGGGFAEGLSDAKT from the exons atggagcccctcgccgaggagaacaaaaaactcaaggaggcgatgaacctttCGGAGAAGAATATTcaaagggcccagcgcgagcgagaccttgccgagtccaacgcgcgggacctagaataccagaagggggtcctgtcTGTACAACTGGCGACTGTGAAAGAACAACTTCAaagcaagtccgagcagctgatCACTGTCTCTACACAACTTAAAGATGCTTCCAAGCAACTGGAAAAGCTGCAAAAAGTCTCTGAGGAGAAGAGAG aacaagacgCGGAGCTCGGGCAACTGTGCCAGTCCCTAGAGCAACTCCGGGAGGAGAAAGCGAAGGAAACAAAGCGAGCGAACAAACGTACTGAGGAACTGGACG ACTAccatcggagggtcaaggcacaattcgatgtcTTAGAGCAAGACGCCCGTACCCAGAGGAACAAATTTGACGCCGTAGTTGCCAGAATCAAACcagtgcttgactgcgtcgaccCAGAAACAGCACCCCTATTTGACGGTAGCAGGCAAGGGTCAGataccatcatccagaggtgcaaggcagcgtgggagaatttcaagatcttcaaccgcgacgccattATGACCATTGCTACTCATGTCCTTATGGTTGCTCGGTCCCACTACCCAACCATCGACGTTCAATCGATAGGGGGCGGTTTCGccgaaggactgagcgatgcgaagacctag